Within the Kwoniella pini CBS 10737 chromosome 8, complete sequence genome, the region GAAACATATTAAAGACGATCGTTCTTGTCCCGTAGAAGAGATGGTGGTGAGTATCACTTCGATTGTTGACACCCTCGACACGGAGTCTGAAAGAAACGCATCTAGATATGGGCAAATCCATCTCCCTCGTCATTTCCTACCATTCACTTCCCACCGTTAGGCCACCCAATGGCTCGAATGACTGAGAATATGAATCTCCAACGTGCGTTATTAAGGCGCATAGAAGAAGTAGGAAAAGGTATAGTGGATATCAAAGAGGGTGCTAGAGTTAACGAGATGAGGCTgggagaaggtgaaaggTGGGTTGGGTTGAAAGTTGGCGATGAATGGTTGAAGGGAAGTTTAGTGGTGAGTAATCTTTCAACCAAGTATCCTCGCTCGTTGACTGATGACCGATCTTTAGGTCGGAGCAGATGGACCAAATTCACCTGTCAGACTTTTCTCAGGTATCGAAACATACGGTCGAGCCTATCAAACTCATGCAGTAGTAGCTACTTTAAAAcattctccttcacctttataTCCAAATACAACAGCTTTTCAACGTTTTTTACCTACTGGTCCAATCgcttttttacctttgaatgaagaaaattcaacaatGGTTTGGTCAACTTTACCTCAACATGCTAAAgctttaaaaaatttatcaaaagaatctTTAACTCAATTAGTTAATGCAGGTTATCAATTACctgaatcaattttaactATTTTAActgatcaaatgataaaacaAGATAAAATTGGTAAACCAATAACAGTTTttgaaataaatgaaattataaatttgaattatgttaattcaaatgataatgtaGATCAACCAATTTTACCACCgaatataaattcaattgaaatgtCAAGTGTTGcttcttttccattaaAATTATCACATGCAAAAGAATATTTAGGTAAAAGAACAGTTTTAGTTGGAGATTCAGCACATACAATTCATCCTTTAGCAGGTCAAGGTTTAAATCAAGGTTTATCAGATGTAATTTgtttatcaaaaattttagaaaattCTAAAAAATTAGGTGGTGATTTAGGTTCAAAAactaatttaattgattattcaagagaaagatattttaaaaatcatttaatacTTTCTACAactgataaattaaattatatttttaaatctagaaattttttaattaatttaataagatcaaatggattagaaattataaatgaattaacACCAATTAAAAAGTTTTTAATGAATGGTGCAGGTGCAGCGGTTACTTCTACTTTTGATCAAACGCGACAACCTGATGGATTAAGTAAATCACAAAGACGTGAATTTGGTAGATCAACACCTGAAAGTCCTTTACCAAATATTCAAGGATGGCAAAAGACAGCTGCAAGTT harbors:
- a CDS encoding ubiquinone biosynthesis monooxygenase COQ6, encoding MRGSTSILALPKASSSSCSIARSIRLISRETRSLHSSKSSSLLRSSTSSRSNTPTILKNGYGSIRYHGHSTSPAGAEPIDPIPDIGIENTYDIVIIGGANAGLALACALLAQPTISTTTKILLLEGSSLDKTRQWTGEGNWENRISSLTWENISWLDSIGVWKHIKDDRSCPVEEMVIWANPSPSSFPTIHFPPLGHPMARMTENMNLQRALLRRIEEVGKGIVDIKEGARVNEMRLGEGERWVGLKVGDEWLKGSLVVGADGPNSPVRLFSGIETYGRAYQTHAVVATLKHSPSPLYPNTTAFQRFLPTGPIAFLPLNEENSTMVWSTLPQHAKALKNLSKESLTQLVNAGYQLPESILTILTDQMIKQDKIGKPITVFEINEIINLNYVNSNDNVDQPILPPNINSIEMSSVASFPLKLSHAKEYLGKRTVLVGDSAHTIHPLAGQGLNQGLSDVICLSKILENSKKLGGDLGSKTNLIDYSRERYFKNHLILSTTDKLNYIFKSRNFLINLIRSNGLEIINELTPIKKFLMNGAGAAVTSTFDQTRQPDGLSKSQRREFGRSTPESPLPNIQGWQKTAASSVENWFTLKSVIGMAGGIAGGLIREGVKKATGSLQKK